A region of Faecalibacterium taiwanense DNA encodes the following proteins:
- a CDS encoding phosphoadenosine phosphosulfate reductase, whose translation MTRPKYVASCSGGKDSVATLLLAAQHNEPLDEAVFSEVMFDKDTSGEVPEHRDFIYDRLKPFCEKELGIKFTILHADKTYDDVFHHVITRGPHKGEVRGFAWAGMCAVNRDCKIPPVRKYNAALSPDTVSYVGIAQDEPKRLARLDGVKKVSLLAKYGMTEADAYKLCQEHGLLSPIYAHCRRNGCWFCPNTSDSELLHMVTKHPDMFDRLIEWENEDNIFHRRMTRRETPSEVKARLLSKSQTGFSSHKSK comes from the coding sequence ATGACCCGCCCAAAGTATGTTGCTTCATGCAGCGGAGGCAAAGACAGCGTAGCGACGCTTTTGCTGGCTGCGCAGCACAACGAGCCGCTGGACGAGGCGGTTTTCAGCGAAGTCATGTTCGACAAAGACACAAGCGGCGAAGTCCCGGAACACCGGGACTTCATTTATGACCGGCTCAAGCCCTTCTGCGAAAAAGAGTTGGGCATCAAGTTCACCATTCTCCATGCGGACAAGACCTACGATGACGTGTTCCATCATGTCATCACCCGCGGACCTCATAAGGGCGAGGTTCGCGGTTTTGCGTGGGCTGGAATGTGCGCGGTCAATCGGGACTGCAAAATCCCGCCCGTCCGCAAGTACAATGCCGCGCTCTCGCCGGACACTGTGAGCTATGTAGGTATCGCGCAGGATGAGCCAAAACGCCTTGCGCGTCTGGACGGTGTGAAGAAGGTCAGTCTGCTTGCCAAGTACGGCATGACGGAGGCGGACGCCTACAAGCTCTGTCAGGAACACGGGCTGCTTTCCCCGATCTACGCTCACTGCCGAAGAAACGGCTGCTGGTTCTGTCCCAACACAAGCGACTCGGAGCTGCTGCACATGGTCACAAAGCACCCGGATATGTTTGATCGGCTGATTGAATGGGAGAACGAGGATAACATCTTCCATCGTCGGATGACGCGCAGAGAAACCCCGTCTGAGGTAAAGGCTCGTTTACTGAGCAAATCCCAGACGGGGTTTTCTTCGCACAAAAGCAAATAA